DNA sequence from the Rhizobium lusitanum genome:
GACCAATCCCTGGCCGGTGCAGAAGCTGACGACGCAGCCGCAAGGCGGGCTGCCGATGCGGGTGTCGAGGCGGTAGGGGGTCCGGTGAATGCGGGGCCTATCTCGCCCTTGGCGGGCGAGAAAGCAATTTCTTAGGAATTTCAAGGGCGGGGGTAGGCAGGGGCATGCTGCGCTCTGACCTTGTTCGAGCAAGAAAAGAATCCCCTCTCTTGCAATTTCAATGGCTTAGAAATTGCGCTAGGTTTTAAGCGTGTGGAGCTTTCCGTGTCGCAATTCCTAAACCAATGAAATTGCTTTCTCGCCCGCCAAGGGCGAGATAGGCTCAGCGCTTGCTGCTTCGCCCGTGTCTCATCGGTGTTGCGGATGTTCGTAGTTATTACCGGGGCCAGAGGTTCTATATCAGCGTGACATCTCACTTCCTGCTCGGCATCGACACGGGTGGAACCTATACCGATGCCGTTCTCTTTCATGAAACCGATGGCATCATTGCCAAGGCGAAGTCGCTGACCACGCGGCATGATCTGGCTGTCGGCATCGCCGGCGCCGTGGATACAGTCATCGCCAAGGCCGGGGTTCCCGTCTCCGCCATCGGCCTCGTGTCGCTATCGACGACGCTTGCCACCAATGCGCTGGTCGAAGGGCAGGGCGGCCGTGCCGGGCTGGTGATGATCGGCTTCGGCCCGGAGGATCTGAAGCGCGATGGTCTCGCCGAGGCGCTGGGATCCGATCCCGTGCTGTTCCTGCCCGGCGGGCACAATGTCCACGGCAATGAGAGCCCGCTCGATCTGACGGCCTTGGAAGAGGCGCTGCCGGAGCTTTCGAAGAGTGTCTCGTCCTTTGCTATCGCCGGCTATTTCGCCGTGCGGAATCCGGCCCATGAAATCCGCGTGCGCGATGCCATTCGCGAGCTGTCGCATCTGCCGGTCACCTGTAGCCATGAACTTTCCTCCAAGCTCGGCGGCCCGCGCCGGGCGCTGACGACGCTGCTGAATGCCCGCCTGGTCTCGATGATCGACCGACTAGTCGGCGCCTGCGAAGGCTTTCTGGCTGAGCGCGGCATCGCTGCACCGATGATGGTGGTGCGCGGCGATGGTGCTTTGATCTCGGCCGCCGAGGCCAAGCTCCGTCCGATCGAGACCATTCTCTCCGGCCCGGCCGCGAGCCTTGTCGGCGCGCGTTATTTGACCGGTCTCGACAATGCCGTGGTGTCCGACATCGGCGGCACCACCACCGATGTCGCGGTCATGGAGGCTGGCCGGCCACGACTCGATGCCGATGGCGCCGTCGTCGGCGGTTACCGCACCATGGTCGAAGCTGTCGCCATGCGCACCTATGGCCTCGGCGGCGATTCCGAGGTGAAGATCAACGATCGTGGCCTTGTCGCCGGCTTCGAGCTTGGGCCGCGCCGCCTGCTGCCCCTCAGCCTTGTCGCCCATACGCATAGCGAGACCATCATCGCCGTGCTGGAACAGCAGCTCCGCGCGCCGCATCTCGGCCGCAACGCCGGCCGCTTTGCGGTGCGAACCGGCGTGCCGGATCATCTGGCAAGCGGGCTGACGCCACTGGAACAGGCGCTGTTCGACAAGATCGGGACGACACCCCTGGCCCTCGACCAGCTTCTGACCTCGACCTCGCAGAAGGCGACGCTGGATCGGCTGGTGGCGCGCGGCCTCGTACATCTTAGCGGCCTGACGCCATCGGATGCCATGCATGTGCTTGGTCGCCAGAGCCAGTGGAACGGGGAGGCCGCGCGACTTGGCCTCGGGCTGGCAATGCGGATGAAGGACGGTTCCGGCCGCCCGATCGCGGCATCCGTCGAGGAGCTGGCGCAAAAGATCGTCGATCGCCTGACGCGGCAGTCCGCCGATGTCATCCTCGCAGCTTGTCTTGCCGAGGACGGTGTTGCCGATCTCGATCCGGCCAAGTCGATCTCGATCGACCGCGCTCTTCGCCGCGCGCCAGGCATCGCCCGTTTCTCCATCTCGCTCGATCGTCCCCTGGTCGGCCTCGGTGCTTCCGCCCCGGTCTATTACCCAGCCATCGCCGCGATGCTGGCGAGCGAGAGCGCCATTCCCGCTGATTCGGACGTGGCGAACGCCATTGGCGCCGTCGTCGGCCAGGTCCGCATCAGCGCCACCGTCTTCGTCACCATGCCGGAGGACGGCATCTATGTGCTGAACGGCGCCGGTGAGACCTTGCGGTTTACCGATGAGGAGAAGAGTTTCTCCATGGCGCGGGAGCGGGCAATCGCGGTGGCGATGGCGCAGGCACGGCTGAACGGTGCCGTCGATCCCGTCATCGCCATGGATGAGCAGGTCGATGCGCCAGAGGTCGAGGGCAATCGCAAGCTGGTCGAGGCGCGCTTTATCGCGACAGCCAGTGGTCGCCCGCGGATTGCCGTGGATTGATTGTTTCCAGAATTGCATAAATCTTTCGAACTATTGCCAAATTGACGGAAGGCGAAACTGACCGCAAAGTGGCACCATGTCAGAATTGAGCCGTCAAACGGCCGTGAGGAGTTGAGTGTATGAGCCGCATCGAGAAAAACGGGCTTCAGATCGAACCGGTCCTGTATGATTTCCTCGTCAAGGAGGCCCTGCCGGGCTCCGGCGTCGAGGCGGATACCTTCTTTGCCGGCTTTTCGGCGATCGTCCATGACCTCGCTCCGAAAAACCGCGATTTGCTCGCCAAGCGTGACCGGATGCAGGTAATGATAGACGATTGGTATCGCAAGAACGGTGCGCCGGTCGACATGGCCGCCTACGAGGCCTTCCTGCGCGAGATCGACTACATCATCCCCGAAGGCCCGGCCTTCACGGTCTCGACCGCTAATGTCGACCCCGAAATCGCCTCTATCGCCGGCCCGCAGCTCGTCGTTCCCGTTATGAACGCCCGCTACGCGCTGAACGCCGCCAATGCCCGCTGGGGCTCGCTCTATGACGCGCTCTACGGCACCGATGCCATCCCCGAGACCGACGGCGCCGAGAAGGGCAAGGGCTATAATTCCAAGCGCGGCGAGAAGGTCATCGCCTGGGTGCGCGATTTCCTCGACTCTGCTGCGCCGCTTGCCAGTGCCAGCTGGAAGGATGTCACGAGCTTTGCCGTCAATGGTGGGGCGCTAACGATTACGACGAAGACCGGCACTGTCGCTCTTGCCGACGGCAGGCGTTTCGCCGGTTATCTCGGCGATGTCGCCGCTCCTTCGCATATTCTCCTGAAGAACAACGGCATCCACATCGAGATCGTCATCGATCCAAGCACCGATATCGGCAAGGCCGATCCGGCGCATATTTCCGATGTCCGGCTGGAATCGGCGATCACCACGATTATGGACTGCGAAGATTCCATCGCCGCCGTCGATGCCGAAGACAAGGCCGAGGTCTATCGCAACTGGCTCGGCCTGATGAAGGGCGATCTGACGGAGGACGTCGCCAAGGGCGGCAAGACGTTCACGCGCCGTCTCAACCCGGATGTCGTCTACACCACCCCCGATGGTTCGAGCTTCGAGCTGCATTGCCGTTCGCTGATGCTGATACGCAATGTCGGTCACCTGATGACCAATCCGGCGATCCTCGACTGTGACGGCAACGAAGTGCCGGAGGGCATCATGGATGCCATGATCACCGGCCTGATCGCGCTCTACGACATCGGCCCGAACGGTCGTCGCAAGAATTCCCGCGCCGGCTCGATGTATGTCGTCAAGCCGAAGATGCACGGGCCGGAAGAAGTCGCTTTCGCCGTCGAGATCTTCTCGCGCGTCGAAGATGTGCTCGGCATGCCGCGCAACACCATCAAGATGGGCATCATGGACGAGGAGCGCCGCACCACGGTCAACCTCAAGGAAGCCATCCGCGCCGCCAGCGATCGCGTCGTGTTCATCAATACCGGCTTCCTCGACCGCACCGGCGACGAGATCCATACCTCGATGGAAGCCGGCCCGATGATCCGCAAGGGCGACATGAAGTAGGCCGCCTGGATCGCCGCCTACGAGAACTGGAACGTCGATATCGGCCTCGAATGCGGCCTCTCCGGCCATGCCCAGATCGGCAAGGGCATGTGGGCCATGCCGGACCTGATGGCGGCGATGCTGGAACAGAAGATCGCCCATCCAAAAGCCGGCGCCAACACCGCTTGGGTGCCGTCGCCGACGGCCGCGACGCTGCATGCCACGCATTATCACAAGGTCAATGTCGCCAATGTCCAGCAGACCCTGAAGAGCCGCGCCCGCGCCAAACTTTCCGATATCCTCTCTGTGCCGGTCGCCTCGCGCCCGAACTGGACGCCGGAAGAGATCCAGCGTGAGATCGACAACAATTGTCAGGGTATTCTCGGCTATGTCGTCCGCTGGGTCGATCAGGGCGTCGGTTGCTCCAAGGTGCCCGACATCAACAATATCGGCCTGATGGAGGACCGCGCCACGCTGCGCATCTCGGCGCAGCACATGGCCAACTGGCTGCATCACAAGGTCATCACCGAAGCGCAGATTGTCGAGACGATGAAGCGCATGGCCGCTGTGGTCGACCAGCAGAATGCCGGCGACCCGCTCTATAGCGCCATGGCCGGCAATTTCGACGGCTCTGTCGCCTTCCAGGCT
Encoded proteins:
- a CDS encoding hydantoinase/oxoprolinase N-terminal domain-containing protein, translating into MTSHFLLGIDTGGTYTDAVLFHETDGIIAKAKSLTTRHDLAVGIAGAVDTVIAKAGVPVSAIGLVSLSTTLATNALVEGQGGRAGLVMIGFGPEDLKRDGLAEALGSDPVLFLPGGHNVHGNESPLDLTALEEALPELSKSVSSFAIAGYFAVRNPAHEIRVRDAIRELSHLPVTCSHELSSKLGGPRRALTTLLNARLVSMIDRLVGACEGFLAERGIAAPMMVVRGDGALISAAEAKLRPIETILSGPAASLVGARYLTGLDNAVVSDIGGTTTDVAVMEAGRPRLDADGAVVGGYRTMVEAVAMRTYGLGGDSEVKINDRGLVAGFELGPRRLLPLSLVAHTHSETIIAVLEQQLRAPHLGRNAGRFAVRTGVPDHLASGLTPLEQALFDKIGTTPLALDQLLTSTSQKATLDRLVARGLVHLSGLTPSDAMHVLGRQSQWNGEAARLGLGLAMRMKDGSGRPIAASVEELAQKIVDRLTRQSADVILAACLAEDGVADLDPAKSISIDRALRRAPGIARFSISLDRPLVGLGASAPVYYPAIAAMLASESAIPADSDVANAIGAVVGQVRISATVFVTMPEDGIYVLNGAGETLRFTDEEKSFSMARERAIAVAMAQARLNGAVDPVIAMDEQVDAPEVEGNRKLVEARFIATASGRPRIAVD